The following proteins are co-located in the Onychomys torridus chromosome 6, mOncTor1.1, whole genome shotgun sequence genome:
- the Tdrkh gene encoding tudor and KH domain-containing protein, with protein MSTERTSWTSLSTIQKIALGLGIPASATVAYILYRRYRESREERLTFVGEDDIEIEMRVPQEAVKLIIGRQGANIKQLRKQTGARIDVDTEDVGDERVLLISGFPVQVCKAKAAIHQILTENTPVFEQLSVPQRSVGRIIGRGGETIRSICKASGAKITCDKESEGTLLLSRLIKISGTQKEVAAAKHLILEKVSEDEELRKRIAHSAETRVPRKQPISVRREEVAEPGGAGEAALWKNASSSMGPAAPLEGPLCKGGGDMVVAGPKEGSWEKPNDDSFQNSGAQSSPETSMFEIPSPDFSFHADEYLEVYVSASEHPNHFWIQIIGSRSLQLDKLVSEMTQHYENSLPEDLAVHVGDIVAAPLSTNGSWYRARILGTLENGNLDLYFVDFGDNGDCPLKDLRALRSDFLSLPFQAIECSLARIAPSGERWEEEALDEFDRLTHCADWKPLVAKISSYVQTGISTWPKIYLYDTSNGKKLDIGLELVRKGYAVQLPEDMEENRTVPDMLKDMDTETDASLASILTESKKSPEEIPHTLSCLSLSEAASVSGDDNLEDDLF; from the exons AAGAAAGATTGACATTTGTTGGAGAAGATGACATTGAGATAGAGATGCGAGTTCCCCAGGAGGCTGTGAAGCTCATCATTGGTCGACAAGGCGCCAACATTAAACAG TTGCGGAAACAGACAGGCGCTCGGATTGATGTGGACACAGAGGATGTAGGTGATGAGCGAGTACTGCTTATCAGTGGTTTTCCTGTTCAGGTGTGCAAGGCCAAAGCAGCAATCCATCAGATCCTGACAGAAAACACCCCAGTGTTTGAGCAACTCTCAGTCCCCCAGAGATCTGTGGGCAGAATCATAG GGAGAGGTGGCGAGACAATCCGCTCCATCTGCAAGGCTTCTGGAGCCAAAATCACTTGTGACAAAGAGTCAGAGGGGACGCTACTGCTGTCAAGACTCATCAAAATCTCAGGGACACAGAAGGAAGTGGCAGCAGCCAAG CATCTGATACTGGAGAAAGTTTCGGAAGATGAAGAACTTCGGAAAAGAATTGCCCATTCTGCAGAAACCAGGGTCCCACGAAAGCAGCCAATCAGTGTGAGAAGAGAggaagtggcagagccaggtggagctggCGAAGCAGCTTTATGGAAGAATGCCAGTTCTAGCATGGGGCCGGCTGCACCCCTGGAGGGTCCTCTCTGCAAAGGAGGTGGTGATATGGTTGTTGCAGGACCAAAAGAAGGTTCCTGGGAGAAACCTAATGATGACAGCTTTCAGAATTCTGGTGCCCAGAGCAGTCCAGAGACATCCATGTTTGAAA ttcccagtccTGACTTCAGTTTCCATGCTGATGAGTACCTAGAAGTCTACGTTTCTGCTTCTGAACACCCTAACCACTTCTGGATCCAAATCATTGGCTCCCGCAGCCTCCAATTGGATAAACTTGTCAGCGAGATGACCCAGCACTATGAGAATAGTCTG CCTGAAGACTTGGCTGTGCATGTAGGAGACATTGTAGCAGCACCTTTATCTACAAATGGTTCCTGGTATCGAGCCCGGATTCTTGGTACCTTAGAAAATGGGAACTTGGACCTCTACTTTGTTGACTTTGGAGATAATGGAGATTGCCCACTGAAGGATCTCAGGGCTCTCAG GAGTGACTTCCTAAGCCTTCCATTTCAAGCAATAGAATGCAGTCTAGCACGGATTGCCCCCTCAG GTGAACGGTGGGAAGAGGAAGCTCTAGATGAGTTTGATAGACTCACTCACTGTGCCGACTGGAAGCCCCTGGTGGCCAAGATCTCTAGCTATGTCCAGACTGGAATCTCAACTTGGCCAAAAATCTATTTATATGATACCAGCAATGGGAAG AAACTTGATATTGGGTTAGAATTAGTTCGTAAAGGATATGCAGTCCAACTTCCTgaagacatggaagaaaacagaactgtcCCAGATATGTTGAAGGACATG GACACAGAAACAGATGCTTCTCTTGCCAGCATACTCACTGAGAGCAAAAAAAGCCCTGAAGAGATACCACATACCCTGTCCTGCCTCAGTTTATCAG AAGCTGCCTCTGTGTCTGGTGATGATAACCTTGAAGATGACTTATTCTGA